Below is a genomic region from Sutterella megalosphaeroides.
CCGCCGCAACGCGGAAACGCTCGTCGTCGCCGATTTCCTCGACCCAGACGCGGTTAAGCAACCCGGCGCTTTCCAGAGCGCGGCGAACCGCGGGGAGTTCGGCCTGCGGTACCGGCCCGACCGCAAGACACGTCGACTCGTCGACGGGAACCTCCGGCGCGGCGAAGGCCGGCCGGTCGGGAATGTTCGCCCCGAGTTTGCCCGTCGGCACGTCCGCGGGCTTTTCCGTTTCCGCACTCTCAAGAGGCACCTCGGCGCGTCGCTCGTGAGCGACCACCACCGGCTGACGGTACGCGAACTGTCCGGCTTCGGCCGAACTCTCCGCGGGCACGGTGCTCGTCACGACGGTTTCGCCCTGCGCGTAGAGCCAGGCGCACGAAGCGGCGGCGGAGACCGCCAGAAGTCCGATGAAAAGGTTGGTCGATTTGCTCATGTCGCAGTTTCGGTCCCGGATGCGACGGCACGCGCAGCCAGCCCCTGAAGTACCAGATTGTGATGAACGCGCAGCTCGGGAATCGCTCCCTTGAGGTGCGGCGCGACGAAGCCCGCCGCACCGCCCGCAAGGAGCAACAAGGGGTTCGGATCTTTGCGGGCCGCCTCGTCGAGCGCCCGCAACACGAGCCCCACCTGCGCGTCGATGATCCCCGTCGCGATCGCATCGCGCGTGGCTGTGGGGAAGGGCTGCCAGACGCCCATTTCGTTCGAAAGCGTCGGGATCCCGTCCGTGAGGCCCTTGAGCATCAGCGTCGGTCCGGGCGCGATGCGCCCGCCCTCGAACCGGTAGCTCCCTTCGGACTCGCGCACGATGGTGTCGACCGTCGTGGCCGTTCCCATGTGAACGACGAGAAGCGTGCGACCCGGAGAGGCGCTCACCGCCCCGATCGCCGCATTCCAGCGATCGGCGCCGAGTCGCATCGGGTTGTCGTAGCAGTTGACGAGCGTGAGCGTTTCGTTGCGAAAAACCGCCTGCGGGCGCAGCCACTCCCAAACCCAACCGTGATCGTTGAAGAATTTGGTCATCGAAAACGCCAAATTCGGAGCGGCCACGGCGGATCCGACCACGCGTTCCGGACGCAGGGCGAGCCACTCGGCATAGAGCGCTTCCTTGAAGTCCGTGCGGTCGCGATGCACGACCGTGCGGGGTTGGGGATCGTCGAGCGTACACCACTTGAGCGCGGTGTTTCCGAGATCAATGAGCAGCGTTGTCATAACCGAACTCCAACGGATTGCAAAGAGCCGCACCGCCGCCGAGCGTCGTGCGACCCGAGCGTCCCTCGACGAGCAAAAAGCCCGCCTCGTCGATGCCGCGGATGCGTCCGATCTCGACCCGTGCGCCGTCGGCTTCGACCCAAGCGACCGTCCGGTCGCCGAACGCGTCGCAAAGTGGCCAGTCGTCGACGACGACTTTTCCGCCCTCGCGCGCGAGGCGGCGCAATTGGTCGACGACGCCCGCCACGACGGAAGCGAGAAGCGACGTGCGGTCTTCCGTACCGTCGATGCGGGCTCCCGCGTCGACAAGCGACGTGATGCGCCAACCGTGCGTCGTGCGGCCCGCGGCCTTCACCCGAAGGTTGAGACCGATCCCCACCACGAGGTGCGGGACGCCGTCGGGCGAACGGACGAATTCGCACAAAATGCCGCCCGCCTTGCCTTCCGCGGCCCAGATGTCGTTGGGCCATTTGAGCGCCGCGGCGATGCGCAGCGCATGCGCGGCACGCGCCACGCCTTCGCCCGCGGCGAGCGAAATCAAGCCGCCGATGCGCTCGGAGGCCGTCCACGGCATGGACACGGAAAAAAGCAGCGCTTCGTTGGCGTTCGCCCAGGTGCGCCCCCGCGTTCCCCGACCCGCGTTCTGCCGCTCGGCCGTGCGAAGCACGCACCGCCCGGCATGCCGTCCGCTTTGGACGGCGCTCTTCAGGTCGTCGTTCGTCGACCCCGTTTCCGTCACGCACTCCACGACGTCGACGCGCCCCTGCACGAGTTCGGCAAGGAGTTCGGGCGAAAGAAATTCCGAAGACTGCATGAGGAGAAGGGAGGGATAATCCATTAACTAAGCAAAGACCTCATAGAATATAGGATTCTCTCCTCGCTCTGAGGAAAATGCCCGTGCGCGGTCCGATTTCGCCCCCGCGCTCCCGCCACGTCCGTCCGATGCCTTCGCCACGCTTTCTTCCGCACCTTCTGCTCGTTTGCTTTTTGATGATTCACGGCGCCGTCGTTTCGGCGGGCGAAGCCGCATACGACCGCGACAGCCGTCGGGAACTCGTCGAAAGCCACGAGTCGGTCGAAGTCAAGGCGCTTCTTGAGTCGCTTGCCGATGCGGGCACCGTACTCGCCGCGGCCGAAGCCCGCGGAACGAACTTGAAGGAGCCCCTTGCGCAAACCGAACCGGAAACGCCGCCGAAGGCCCGAAAAACCAAAACGGCCTCGAAGAAGACGAACGCGCCGAGCGAGACGCTTGAAACGCTCCTCATTGCGTACCGCGACGCCGAACCCTCCCGAAAAGAGGCCCGACTTGCCGCGGTGCTCGAGCGGCTCGGCCTCTCGAAAGACGCGTGGCAAAGCGCGCGCGCCGAGTGGCTCGCGGCCGCGGGACTCGCGCAACCCTTTGCGGGCACGCTCGAAGAAGCGGGCCTTCTGATGGACGCCGTTCTCAAAACCCGGCCCGACGCCGCCCGGGAGCTGCTCCTTCAACCCATCGTCACGTCGGAAGGTCTTCAGGACCGCACGCGCAGCAGGCTCTATCTCCTCGATCAGGCGCTCCTTCTCGCGTGGACCGCTCCGTCGACGAACGACACGGTCGGCTCGCTCCTTCTTTTTGCCAACCCCCGAAGCGACGGTTCGATGCGACGGATCGTCGGTTGGGGAAGCGCCCCGACGGGGATCGACGCCGCGCGCCGCGCGCTCGGCGCCATCGCGCGGGGGTACCGCGATTACGAAACGCTGAGAATCGTGCACAAAGGCGACACCGTCAGCCGCGTGCGCGTCTACAAGGGCGACGAACGCGAGGTCGAGGTGGCGGCCGCCCGGGAACTTTTCGTGAGCGTTCCGCGCGAAGAACTTCCCGCGGCGGACGACTCGAGCGAACCCCCGATTC
It encodes:
- a CDS encoding SPOR domain-containing protein is translated as MSKSTNLFIGLLAVSAAASCAWLYAQGETVVTSTVPAESSAEAGQFAYRQPVVVAHERRAEVPLESAETEKPADVPTGKLGANIPDRPAFAAPEVPVDESTCLAVGPVPQAELPAVRRALESAGLLNRVWVEEIGDDERFRVAAGPFKTAKQAAKVAKLLKTEAIDPSRTERAEGYFLELHLFEGERYAADWAKAVGTKLRLSNLRVERVVLARSPGLRLTFRNLSSDENQRVRRFAREIGKAGATACTPD
- a CDS encoding type III pantothenate kinase; translation: MTTLLIDLGNTALKWCTLDDPQPRTVVHRDRTDFKEALYAEWLALRPERVVGSAVAAPNLAFSMTKFFNDHGWVWEWLRPQAVFRNETLTLVNCYDNPMRLGADRWNAAIGAVSASPGRTLLVVHMGTATTVDTIVRESEGSYRFEGGRIAPGPTLMLKGLTDGIPTLSNEMGVWQPFPTATRDAIATGIIDAQVGLVLRALDEAARKDPNPLLLLAGGAAGFVAPHLKGAIPELRVHHNLVLQGLAARAVASGTETAT
- a CDS encoding biotin--[acetyl-CoA-carboxylase] ligase, with the translated sequence MDYPSLLLMQSSEFLSPELLAELVQGRVDVVECVTETGSTNDDLKSAVQSGRHAGRCVLRTAERQNAGRGTRGRTWANANEALLFSVSMPWTASERIGGLISLAAGEGVARAAHALRIAAALKWPNDIWAAEGKAGGILCEFVRSPDGVPHLVVGIGLNLRVKAAGRTTHGWRITSLVDAGARIDGTEDRTSLLASVVAGVVDQLRRLAREGGKVVVDDWPLCDAFGDRTVAWVEADGARVEIGRIRGIDEAGFLLVEGRSGRTTLGGGAALCNPLEFGYDNAAH